The following coding sequences are from one Acidobacteriota bacterium window:
- a CDS encoding 2-oxoacid:ferredoxin oxidoreductase subunit beta — protein sequence MSTDANIPTNGGGSQAPPVKLTRKDFVSDQEVRWCPGCGDYSILAQIQKVMPELGIKRENTVFVSGIGCSSRFPYYMNTYGFHSIHGRAPAIATGIKASNPDLSVWVITGDGDALSIGGNHLIHMIRRNLDINIILFNNRIYGLTKGQYSPTSEFGKKTKSTPYGVIDYPLNPLSVALAAEATFVGRSVDTFTSHLQKVVERAMHHKGVSFVEVYQNCNIFNDHAFDMFTDRGVRDDAMIEIEHGKPLVFGKEHNRGIRIRNSDMHLEVVALGDEISESDLIVHDEKAPDSYLAYMLARMEYPDYPVPIGVFRDITKPTYEDMLAGQIKTATEKMGPGNLEKLINAGDTWVIE from the coding sequence ATGAGCACAGATGCAAACATTCCAACAAACGGAGGCGGCTCACAAGCTCCGCCGGTCAAGCTTACTCGAAAAGATTTTGTCTCGGATCAGGAAGTCCGATGGTGCCCGGGCTGCGGCGACTACTCCATACTCGCGCAGATTCAGAAGGTCATGCCCGAGCTCGGCATAAAGCGCGAGAACACCGTCTTCGTGTCAGGGATCGGCTGCTCGAGCCGTTTCCCGTACTACATGAACACCTACGGTTTTCACAGCATCCACGGCCGGGCGCCGGCGATCGCCACCGGTATCAAAGCGTCGAACCCTGATCTCTCGGTCTGGGTCATCACCGGCGACGGCGACGCGCTATCGATCGGCGGCAATCATTTGATCCATATGATCCGCCGCAATCTGGACATCAACATCATTCTGTTTAACAACCGAATCTACGGCCTGACGAAGGGCCAGTACTCGCCGACTTCCGAATTCGGCAAGAAGACAAAGTCGACCCCTTATGGAGTGATCGACTATCCGCTCAACCCGCTCTCGGTCGCGCTCGCGGCAGAGGCAACGTTTGTCGGGCGGTCGGTAGATACTTTCACTTCGCATCTTCAGAAGGTCGTGGAGCGGGCGATGCACCACAAAGGCGTCTCGTTCGTCGAGGTCTATCAGAACTGCAACATCTTCAACGACCACGCATTCGATATGTTCACCGACCGCGGCGTAAGGGATGATGCGATGATCGAAATCGAGCACGGCAAGCCGCTGGTGTTCGGCAAAGAACACAATCGCGGCATTCGAATACGCAACAGCGATATGCATCTCGAGGTTGTCGCACTCGGCGACGAAATCAGCGAATCCGATCTGATCGTACACGACGAGAAGGCGCCGGATTCCTATCTGGCCTACATGCTGGCGCGAATGGAATACCCGGACTATCCAGTTCCAATCGGCGTGTTCCGGGATATCACCAAGCCTACTTACGAGGACATGCTCGCGGGTCAAATAAAGACGGCGACCGAGAAGATGGGTCCGGGGAATCTCGAGAAACTGATTAACGCCGGTGACACCTGGGTTATCGAGTAG
- a CDS encoding 2-oxoacid:acceptor oxidoreductase subunit alpha, translating into MESITILDNVEDKHIEELETVTIRFAGDSGDGMQLTGTQFTNTAAVVGNDISTLPDFPAEIRAPAGSLPGVSGFQLNFSNHDIRTPGDEPNVLVAMNPAALKVNIADLEPGGILITNTDAFSENNLKKAGYQSNPLDDGSLSGYRLFKLPITTLNRAALRDAVKLSSKDVDRCKNFWALGMMYWLYDRPLEPTQRWIQGKFKNQELQTANLTALKAGFAYAEAAEIFTTHYRVRRAAIAPGKYRNITGNEATALGFVAASVLAKRPLFYASYPITPASDILHELAIHKNFGVKTFQAEDEIAAMCAAIGASFTGNLGLTGTSGPGLALKSEAIGLAVMTELPVVIIDVQRGGPSTGLPTKTEQADLLQAMFGRNGECPVAIVAPATPADCFHMAVEAFRIATRHMLPVIYLSDGYLANGAEPWLLPKMDELPRFEVKLATNAEGFNPYNRDPETLARPWAVPGTPNLEHRIGGIEKEDITGNVSYEPENHMHMVLTRAEKVARIAYDIPDVEVFGEPEGRLLVIGWGSTYGSITSAVEEMQRSGKSVSSIHLRYLNPFPSNLGEILGRFDRVLIPELNLGQLAMLLRARYLVPAVSFPKVKGKPFKISELTAKMNELYED; encoded by the coding sequence ATGGAATCAATAACGATTCTCGACAACGTCGAAGACAAACACATCGAAGAGCTGGAGACCGTTACGATACGGTTCGCAGGTGACTCGGGCGACGGCATGCAGCTCACCGGGACGCAGTTCACGAACACGGCTGCCGTAGTCGGCAATGACATCTCGACGCTGCCCGACTTCCCTGCCGAGATTCGCGCGCCTGCCGGATCGCTGCCGGGCGTTTCGGGGTTTCAGTTGAACTTCTCGAATCACGACATCCGCACGCCGGGCGACGAGCCTAACGTGCTGGTTGCGATGAACCCCGCGGCGCTCAAAGTCAACATCGCGGATCTTGAACCAGGCGGCATATTGATCACCAACACCGACGCCTTCAGCGAGAACAACCTGAAGAAGGCGGGCTACCAGTCGAACCCGCTTGACGATGGAAGTCTCAGCGGCTACCGCCTGTTCAAACTTCCGATCACAACGCTCAACCGGGCGGCGCTGCGCGATGCGGTGAAGCTGTCGTCCAAGGATGTCGATCGCTGCAAGAATTTCTGGGCGCTTGGAATGATGTACTGGCTTTACGACCGGCCGCTTGAACCGACTCAGCGGTGGATACAGGGCAAATTCAAGAACCAGGAACTTCAGACGGCGAACTTGACTGCGTTGAAAGCTGGATTTGCTTATGCGGAAGCGGCTGAGATATTCACCACTCATTATCGCGTGCGCCGCGCTGCGATCGCTCCCGGCAAGTACCGCAACATCACCGGCAACGAAGCGACCGCGCTTGGGTTTGTGGCGGCGTCGGTGCTTGCAAAGCGGCCGCTGTTCTACGCGAGCTACCCGATCACGCCGGCCTCCGACATCTTGCACGAGCTTGCGATTCACAAGAACTTCGGAGTGAAGACTTTTCAAGCCGAAGACGAAATCGCGGCTATGTGCGCGGCCATCGGCGCATCCTTCACCGGCAATCTCGGATTGACCGGCACCAGCGGCCCGGGCCTCGCATTAAAGAGCGAAGCAATCGGACTTGCGGTGATGACCGAGCTTCCGGTCGTGATCATCGACGTGCAACGCGGCGGCCCGTCAACCGGCCTCCCGACGAAGACTGAACAAGCTGATTTGCTTCAAGCGATGTTCGGCAGAAACGGCGAGTGTCCGGTCGCGATAGTCGCTCCCGCGACTCCCGCTGATTGCTTCCACATGGCGGTTGAAGCGTTCCGCATCGCGACCAGGCATATGCTGCCGGTGATTTACCTTTCGGACGGCTACCTGGCCAACGGCGCGGAGCCGTGGTTGCTGCCGAAAATGGACGAGCTGCCTAGGTTCGAAGTCAAGCTTGCCACCAACGCCGAGGGTTTCAACCCGTACAATCGCGATCCGGAAACGCTTGCGCGGCCCTGGGCAGTACCCGGCACGCCAAACCTGGAACATCGCATCGGTGGGATCGAAAAGGAAGACATAACCGGCAACGTCTCCTACGAACCAGAAAACCATATGCACATGGTTTTGACTCGCGCGGAAAAGGTCGCCCGGATCGCCTACGACATACCCGACGTCGAAGTGTTTGGCGAGCCCGAGGGCCGCTTGCTGGTGATCGGCTGGGGTTCTACCTACGGCTCGATTACATCGGCGGTCGAGGAGATGCAACGCAGCGGCAAGTCAGTTTCGAGCATTCATCTTCGTTATCTGAACCCGTTCCCCAGCAATCTTGGCGAGATACTGGGACGGTTCGATCGGGTGTTGATTCCCGAGCTGAACCTGGGCCAGCTCGCGATGCTGCTGCGCGCTCGTTACCTGGTGCCGGCAGTGTCCTTCCCGAAGGTCAAAGGCAAGCCGTTTAAGATCAGCGAGCTTACGGCAAAGATGAATGAGTTGTATGAGGACTGA
- a CDS encoding S41 family peptidase, with the protein MITKRWLYAFAMAVALLLSHRALMAQGPAEQPDLTIDAATRSAVIEGALKKLNDNYVFPETAKKMEQAVRERIARKEYDQITSAKTLATTLQAHLQDVSHDKHLRVIFSAERLPPEREEDREPNPEELAKEIEFLRTINFGFEKVERLPGNVGYIDLRGFLPAQFGAETVVAAMNFVGNTDALIIDLRRNGGGQPDMVALISSYLFDGEPVHLNDLYFRPDNSTRQWWTLPYVPGKRYGNKKAVYVLTSNRTFSAAEEFTYNLKSLKRATIVGETTGGGAHPGGPRRINNHFGIWVPSGRAINPITKTNWEGTGVKPDVDVPADQALKVAHIAAMNKVLEKVTAPERQGVIKRAIANAQKELDEMKQSPKRNP; encoded by the coding sequence ATGATAACCAAGCGATGGCTTTACGCGTTCGCTATGGCGGTGGCGCTCTTACTGAGCCATCGCGCCTTGATGGCTCAGGGGCCGGCCGAACAGCCCGACTTGACCATCGACGCCGCAACCCGCTCCGCAGTGATCGAAGGGGCGCTGAAGAAACTGAACGACAACTATGTCTTTCCTGAAACAGCAAAGAAGATGGAGCAAGCGGTTCGAGAAAGGATCGCCCGCAAGGAATACGATCAGATCACCAGCGCGAAGACCCTGGCCACAACGCTCCAGGCTCACCTGCAGGACGTCAGCCACGACAAACACCTGCGCGTGATATTCAGCGCAGAGCGGCTGCCACCCGAGCGCGAAGAAGATCGCGAGCCCAATCCCGAGGAGCTTGCGAAGGAGATTGAGTTCCTTCGCACGATAAATTTCGGTTTCGAGAAAGTGGAGCGGCTACCAGGCAATGTTGGCTATATCGACCTGCGAGGCTTTTTACCCGCCCAGTTTGGAGCTGAAACCGTCGTCGCGGCGATGAACTTTGTTGGCAACACGGATGCGTTGATTATCGACCTTCGGCGAAACGGCGGCGGGCAGCCAGATATGGTCGCTTTGATCTCAAGCTACCTTTTCGACGGCGAGCCGGTCCATCTTAACGATCTTTACTTTCGTCCCGACAACAGCACTCGACAGTGGTGGACGCTGCCTTATGTGCCCGGGAAACGCTACGGCAATAAGAAAGCCGTTTATGTGTTGACCAGCAATCGAACGTTCTCGGCGGCGGAGGAGTTTACCTACAATTTGAAAAGCTTGAAGAGAGCTACGATTGTCGGTGAGACGACCGGAGGCGGTGCGCATCCCGGCGGCCCGCGCAGAATTAACAACCACTTCGGGATCTGGGTACCAAGCGGCCGAGCGATAAATCCGATCACCAAGACAAATTGGGAAGGCACCGGCGTAAAGCCCGACGTTGACGTTCCCGCGGACCAGGCCCTGAAGGTCGCGCACATCGCGGCGATGAACAAAGTCCTCGAGAAGGTCACCGCGCCCGAGCGTCAAGGCGTGATCAAGCGTGCGATCGCAAACGCGCAGAAGGAGCTCGACGAAATGAAACAGAGTCCGAAGCGCAATCCTTGA